The Larus michahellis chromosome 23, bLarMic1.1, whole genome shotgun sequence genome segment TTCGTCAAGGAGAATTTGTAACTGCTCTCCCAGTGCTTCTTGGCTTCCTCAGGCAGCACCTGCAGGAGAAACAGAGGGCGGTAGAGATTTTTCACTGTCCAAGATGCAGCCGAGACTTGAAATACAGGGCTGGGAATCAGGACACCCGGGTgctcccaccagctctgcccgACCCGCAGCGGGACTACGAGGAGCTGTGAAAGGGTTACAGTAAATGTCCTTCCAAAGCCACCCCTGCCCAAAAGAAGAGGCTTTTGCCTCTCCCCACACCGGAGGGCTGCAGTTCCCACCTACCCGCCGGTACTTCTTCTGCAGACTGTCCAGGCTCTCCAGCTGGCTTTGCTTCCCAATATTTGGCTTGTAGAGGATGAAGTTCTTCCCGcggctctgctctgccagcagacAGGTGTATCTGCGGCCTCGCATCTGTCAGGGTAGAGCTGATGGTTACAGCCACAGCCTCTCTCTCTCCGAGCCCACATTTCTCTAAATTAACCCCTTCTTTCCAGGATGTAAGTTCTTGGAGGCATCTCCCAGCCCACAGCAAGGGGTCAGACACAGACCTCTTACAGCCAGGGCAGACCTCCCGTTGGAATCACCCTCCGAGCTGGGATGCCAGCCCGGCAGAGCCCAGGGACCTACCTTGCAGGAGAGGTAGAACCCATCGAAGGATCCTGTCAGTTTGAGTGACTTCTCATAGGCTTCCTCCCACTTTAAGCCTCTGTCGACGCTGATCTAaacagggacagagagagggattCTGTAACTTCAAGGGGCAGGACATGCGCATCAGCGTCTGTCTCGCAAATCCCACCCTCAACACACACTTGGTGCTGCTGCAGCCTAGGAGCAGGCACTGCCAGCCTGCCCTCCCGGGTACGGCAGCCTCTCCTCGCCTCCCCTGTGTAACTCCCAGCACCAGTCACCATGACTAGGGCAGATTTGTGACACAAACATGACACaaagccatggggcagggggggagggacCCAGCAGCTCACAGCCGCAGACAGGGAAGCGCTGGAGAAGTCTGGACTGCAGAGATAGCCGTGCAGGCTGCCTACCTTATAAAACACGACCTGCCCATCCTGCGGGTGCCCAGGGGTCAGGAAAACCTCCTTGCTCTCCTCGTAGATCTCATCCACTCCTGGGGCTAAATCTGTGGGAGAAAAAGACTGCTGTAAGATCCACTTTTCCGTACCAGCTCCTCTCCTTGTGGGAGTCTCAAGATCTGTGCTGTGTGGGGACACCGCGGTGCCCAAGATGGCTGTGGAACTGCCATCAGTCAGCACAGGGAGGAACAGGGAACCTCGGGGGTACAGTAGGGAGAGGTGTGGCCACCCCTCTTTCTCCGTACCTAGGATGCCCATGTCGTATTTGCCCTCCTTCTTGTCCTTTTCAATCAGATAGTCAAAGGTGTCAGAAAAATACTGGAAGAGCATGTTCTGCTTGTCCACCTCCAGACCCAGGATGCGGTTCAGGAATTTGGTGATGGAGCAGTCTGCAAGAGCGTGGCGGGTCAGGGAACGTGGCGCAGCTGGTTACGGAGCCCACCAGCACGCTCCCAAAGAAAGCCACCCAACAAGCCACCCAAGCTCCCTTCCCGAGGGCAGCACAGCACTAATGCAGGAGAGCGCAGCCCAAGGGCTGTTCCTCCAGGCTGTGGtcagctgccaggctgctgcaggaaaacgtgacctgcagctccagctaaTGCCCACAGGACCCTCCCCTCAAAGCAAACATCCTGCCCCCGCTGCACAGCAAACCCCTGGAGGCTGTGTTCCCGTGCAGAGGGAGCGGCTGGGCCACGACCCTCCTGCTTCTTTCATTTCTCCCCTGTGTTGGGCAGAAAAAGCTTGACACATACCCTTCTCCACCGAGACAGTGCCGTACTTCATCTGATTGCAGCAGATCCCCACGGAGATGAGACCTTGCTTCATTTCTGCAACGGCAGAAGACAGTTTGTGCATTACAGGGTTAAGCCTCCCTTCAGCAgtcctgcagggctgcctccccTTCAGCTGTGCCCATTATATCGCAGCTAAGTCTCTCCCAGACTCTTTGTCCCCCCACGCCTGGCAAGGTGACATGCATCACGGCCAATCGTCCCGCTCACTGGTGAGCTGCTAAGCCAGCGGCACCGTCCTCTCTCTCTGACCTTCTGCCCCGTTCTTCAGGCATCCCAAACCTGAGCCCAACCCGGTGAAGAAGACGCTGCAGAAACCCCAGAGGTGGTGATGTTCTTACCATGGAAAAACGCAGCCTCCCCTCTGTCATAGCTCTTGGGCACAGGAACTCTGTTCTCCGTGTGGTTGAGGATAGTGGAGAGAACTCTGTCTAGCGCTTTAGCCCCGTACTGCGAGAGGAGACAAGAGTCACGCACGGGACAAACTTccacctgcagctcagcagcGGCCCGAGTGTGTCACTACACTTGTGCTGGCACCGCAGAGAAAGCCACCACCTCTGGGAAGGTCACCAACCTGGTGGCTGTGCCAAGGGGGAAGCTGCGTGTCAGGGGCTTCCTCTGTCCCCAGGGGTGCACATCCCCAGGAACCTGCACATCTGCATCCCAGCGCTGGCACCAGCTCCCCTGAGGCCCAAACGCCCTTCCCGGCTGTCCCATGGGAGCGCAACCCCCCCGCCAGCGCGGCGCTCGTTTGCACCCCGCTGATGATAATCCAGTTCTGTATGCTGTACGCGGGGTGCTATGTGcggggagctgggtgctgggtgctaGGCCAGATCCTGCCTGTAGATGCCAGCAACGATCTTCCTGGCGCTGGCTCCCACTGAAGGCTCTCACTAACTACTTCAACCCCTCCTCGGCTCAGCCACCCCAAAAACAGCCGCAGGTTACCTTATTCTCAAAGTTGTACTTGCTGAGATCTCGGGATTCAGTGGCCCGTCGGTCTCCGTGAGTTAAGGCACCCTAGGAAGGCGGATAAAACAAAAAGTTCTTACTTTTAGCTGTTGCAAAACACCAGAGAAGGATGGCGAAAGCCAGGTCTCAAAAGAGGCCAGGATAAGAACGAGCAGTGGGGAAGCAGTGTTCCTCTGGAATATTGAGACCTTGCCAAAGTATTTGGGGATttatcagaaatgaagaaaaatgaaacagagacAAATTAATTATTCCATTAATTATTTCATCAGCTTTCTGGAAACAGATGGGTTTACGCTCCTGCAACACTGGGGGAATTCCAGCATCTGGAATTGGGTTCTGCTTCCCTGAAATTCCTCCTGATGCCTCGGTTACGTATTCTTCTTCACTTCCTTTCCCAAATCCCAGGATGCTAAATGCTGCCTGCGTTCCACAACTGCAATGCCTTCGGTCAGGGGTGATGCAATCCCCCGTACCAGTTACACTGGCCATGCCAGCGGGAACACCGGAATGGAAGCTCTTCAGAGAGAATTGGAACTGACACGTTAATCTCTTTGCTGCAGGGCACTTACGAGGCTCTCCAGACGTTTTGCCACGATGGATGCAAACCTCCTCTCCCCGGCCAGCTCAGAGATAAGGAAGACATACTCCGGAGCAGAAACCTGGTTCGATCGGTGTGTTCGACCTACAGGGACACGAGGAGAGAAGCGAAAGGAGAGGTTGGTACAGCCTGTCTGGTACGGGAAGGGAAGCTGAGCAAGAGGTGAGAGAGTCCAAACAACTTTCTACGCCCTGCTGGTTTTCAAAGGAGATCTCCCTTTGGGGGAAAGGACAGAGTCGCGTTCATCACCCTGGTGCTGCCGAGACCTGGGCAGAGTTGAGTTTATGGCCCTGACCCTCTGGGGCTGAGGAGCGACTCCCCAGTCTGAGCTGGGACGCGAGTTATTTCTTTCGTGCTCACGTATTGAGGAACTGCCCCTCCCCATCCTACAGAGCCTCCCCAGGGGGAACAGAAATCCCCAGGCACCGCCGGCACGTTTCCCGAGGACACACTGCTAACACGTATGGGAGGGTTTCCCCTTCCCACACTGCAAATCGCTCCTGAAGTCAACACAAACCTTCCCCACGAGAAAAATCAGTCACAACCGATTTGTGTCTGCATTTCCACCCTGGCAAAACGCGGGAGCACTGTACTCTGCAAGGTGCTGTATCTCAGAAAGCTAAATACACCTCCCCGGCTGCCCCACAGGCCTGGCTCGGGTGGCCACGCGTGCCCTTCCCTCCCAGGGCTGCCCGAGCCTCCGCGGTCTGAGCCACCACGCTCAGGGGAAGGGGACAGTGACCAAGAACATCCAGCCCTCACCAAACTGCTGTATGGCCCGGTCTGCGCTCCAGGGCAACTCCAGCGTCATGTGCACCCGGCGCTTCTGGTTTTTCACCCTTCTGTCTGCTTGGAGAGAGATACCTGAGCTGGAGGCCTCGGAGATTATTGCTACAAGCTAAGGGAGAGAGATAACAAGTGAGAAAGGGAGTGAGGTTCCTGGACATCTGCAAAACTGCTTCAAGAAACAGCCCAAAGCACAACTCCCCAGCCCGTGAAGGGACCCAGGACTCCCTGTGACCTTCCAGCACGtccaacagcagcagaaagctgcaGAGCCTTGCTGGCCTGAGGCTGGCAAGGCACAAGCATGCAAAGGCACCCTCactttccttcccctctcagTGCTCACTCCCCTGCAGGTGTTTGGGGGTTTCCTTGGCTCAAACCCGACtcaccttttcccctttcataAAACGCTCCTTCTCCTTCAGGTTGACGTGGTCTATAGAAAGGCCTTGTTCTGCACGAGACTCGAACATGACGGAGCCGTCCGGTCTGCAAACTACCCGGCCCTTCCGCCCCGTCATCTGCACACACcgacaggagagagaaaaggctgTTATAGCAGAGGGGAGAGACCTGTACGGCGCCGCAAGTCAACTCTCAACAGCTTTTTCAGAttgcaaggaaggagaggaaacccTCTTTCCCAGCAGAAGCCCCGTTTGCCGGCCCCTTTTCCTGTCCCCCAGTGCCACTGAAATATACTCTTGATTGTGAGGAGTACCTCAGCCACATTCTCCGGGCCCCCGAAGTGATTGATCAGTTCATCCAAGGTATTGAGAGGTAGCTCTTTGCCCAGTGCTTTTACTTTTGTTAGGAGATCCTGCTTCATCTTTTCCACATGTTCTAGTTCTCGCAGGCCATGCATATCTTTCCGAGAAGGCAGCACGTGAAAATTACCTGCAACATAAAACGCAAAAGTTTAGAGTTAGCTGGTAACTGCGAATCAGAGAGGAGGGGAAACGTTATCCCAAAGGGCTTCTGGGGACACTATCGGATGAGCAAAGACACCTTGTCTTGCAATGAACGCTGCCGAGTGACTTCCCTCTGTGCTTCCCCCTGTTTTGGTGGGGAAGGAGCACACGGGGCAAATTCTTCCTGCTCACTGATCACTCAGGTTAACGTGAATCAACCTCACAAGCCCAAGTTTGATCATCACAGGATGAAGACTAGCCAAGATCACAGGGCTGTCCCGAGCAGAGAAAGAGCTTCACTTTTCCAAGAAAACACCAAGAGAGTCCCCTCTCATCAGCTCACTGACTCCGCAATCCCCCCAGCCAGACCCCCCAGAAGGGTCCCGGCTGATCTGCCTCTGCCTGTGCTTGCAGGGCACCGGGGTGGgtggctgtccccagctgggtGACAGGCACTAGAAGGAGGTGACTCCAGTTCCCAGGTCCCCCCAGAGAGGAAGGAGCCAACTCCATGCTGCTGCTCCCTTACTTCTGTCGTCAGCTGCGAAGCCGTTGTAGGTGTGCTCAACGAAGATGACATCGTCCGTCTCAAACACAGACTCCGGGGAGGAGTTGAAGTCACTGTCGAGCCCCATGTCGGAGTCGGTGCTGCTGTCATCGCTGATCTTGATGACGCCCGTGAGGTCACACACGCCCTTCAGAGCCTTGGCGCAGCGGCCCCTCTGCTTCCCTGCTAGGGAGAGCGAACGGCGTCAAGGGAGCGTCCCCAGCCGCGAGCATCAATGTAGAACAGCAAGCGCCAGttcagaaagagaaggagaaggaggaatcACAAAATAGCTGAGATTGCCCCAAATGAAAGGCTGATCTTGGAAAGACAGAGCCGCTTGGGTAGGGTGGGGGGCAgttagggagggagggagaggaaaaaagagaaaggaagagagagaaaggaagaacaagGCACTCTTTTATCAGGGCTGAAGCCAGTTGCACACATCAGGATGAACGCACAGCCGGCTCTAAGCAGTGCTAACTCCTCAGGGGAAGGAGTCCGCAGGTTTGCCTGCCTCTAGAGGAAGGTGCAGGACACGGGAAGGTGCCAGCGTTTCAGGATGTTGTTTGGTTCCAAGCACAGTAAGACATGCCCCTGCTACATGACAGGGCTCACAAACCAGCCtgcacaggctgctctgcagcagcagcccgtCAGGATAACCTCCACAATCCGCCAGTgctgctgcccccctcctccctctttcccacaTCCCACTGGAGGAGAAATCCCAAAACTCTTCTTACCTGCAGCCGCAGCCAAGAATTTGGCAGGGaagtgatttcccccccccccccgcccctccccaggACACCTGCCACGCTCTAAGTAAGGGGTAGTGGAgaaccccccaccccggctgccAGAGGCTTCAGAGGTGCAGGGagggctctgggcagcctgcccGCAGGCTGGGCAAGCGGCCAAGGGAGGGGGGCACAGCTACTGGGCAAGTGGTGGAGGCGAGGACCTACGCTGTGACAGGGTCAGAGGGAGGAAAGGGTGAATGACCTAGAGCTGCCGTCCTCCGGATGAGAGAGAGCCATGGGAGATGCGCGGGAGGGCAAACTGAaaccagggcagagcagcaaaAAGCGTGAAgtagggaaaagggaaaaaggaaaagaaaaagctgagtgGCTGGGGTGAAGCAGCAAGGCAGGAGGTCAGATGCTGGGCAGTGGAGTGTGCTCTTACGTTTTCTTTTAATGCCagttcctttttctctctttcttttggttGAAGGAAAGTGCTTCTGAATTAGTGATAGAAAGACGCCTCTGAAAGTAAGATGCAAAATTTATTCTAGCTACCAGGAACATCTGCCGGTTATCATGTAGCAATGTGTATTTGAGATAGTACCACATTTCATGAAAGAGGGGTAAATCCTGCACCACGACTCCCAGCGCGTGATCAGCCAGCCACCGGTACGGcgtggctctgcagagcagcagcagctcagactGAGCGTGTTTCACCAAAGGCTTCTGCCAGGGGAGTGTGGGCTGTGCCAGCAGATCCTCAGCCGAGAAAGGACgtgctgagggaagggaaagcaCTGTAATGCCGGGAAAAACCCTCTGTGCCATGGCCGCCCTGCTGGCGGGGGCAGTGGGGCCGTTCCGGGGAGACACTGCAACAAAAGCAGAGCAGACCCCGGGCTCTGCGCTACCACGTGGCATGCCAAGGTTGCAAGACCTTTCTATAGCAACTAAGAGGGAGTTTTAAACGGGAAACACTATACTGGGAAGCTGTTACATCCCTACTGAAAAATCCAGGAAGTCCCAGTGTCCCAGCCCCTCTCCGTGCTCTGACAGCAGAGACCACCCTCAGGCTGTCCAACAAATGTGCTCCACCAAGTTTCTCCGATGAACTGGACGTGGGCCCGCTTGCCCACGAAACGGAGAAAAGTGACAAAACACGGATATTGGTTTCaggtgaatggaaaaaaaaaaataaatcataagaggtggaaaacaaatgtttctgtGGGCTGTTCtgcaaataaaagagaaaatgcttaaATGCTGATCGTGTTGGGTGGGGATGAACCCCCAGTGCAATGAGAAGGCAGTGCTGAATGAGCTCTGGTTGAAATAAAACGACGTTGGAAGCGAGAGCTGAGAGGTGTGGACGTGACAACTCGCCCGTGTGAAAAGAAGGGAGCCTTGGGAACCGGGGAGGGAGCTCTAAGACCCTTGGCGTGAGGGGCTGCAGGAGACAGAGGCAGCTCCGCTCCCCGAAGGGGCAGAGCCCTGCGCTGGCCGTTCAGGGGCTGCAATTACCCGGCACCAAAAAGAACCCTTTTGTCCCGTGCGCTGGGGTGACCCTGGGCTCAACATGCAAAGACTCACTCTCAGGTCTGGAACCTCCCTGCCATGAAACCTTGCTCATTTTCCCCAACGTTCGCACTCCCCGTCTTCCCTGCGAGCAAAGGGTTGGGCTGGTATTCACTCACTGAgcaatctgtttatttttaacccCGTTTCTCGGCATCTTTTAAACAACTGCTTCTTCCCAGCACACTCCCCTCAAGAAATCCCCTGAAGTGCTGTAAAACCAGGACGCTGCATTTGGAGGCTCAGCAGATGCCAGAAGACACTCGTTATCTGGCCAATGCTGCCGAGCAAAGAGCTCTCGCCTCTAGACCTGGGGTCAGAGTCAAGTGCGTGATCACTAACAGACCCCTCCTCCTCTGACAGCTGAGCAAGGCTCAAAGGGACCACACAGTCCTCCAGCCTGAGTTCCTCTGAATTCTGAGACATGAAAACCAATCCAAGGGACCAAATCAACCCAAGCAGTGGTTAGACTTGCCTTGTGCACTGCCACCAAACTGGGATTTGTTTTTCAGGAACGGACTGGAGACAGCAGAGCGACACCGACCAACGCAAACCCACCAATAAGGGAGGAAAGTCTGGCCTAAACCGGACACAGACTGTCTCTGGCATCTCATTGCTTTCACCTGCATTAAAAGTCACTtcgaaagaaaacagaaacagcccTGCCACCCGCAGAACTGAGGAAATGTTCTCATTTCTCAACTCAACCCGATGTCCCAGGTTTTTGTCACCCGTCGTGCAGGAACAGCCACGTTCATGGGACGGGCTGGTATTTTGAAAGCTGCAGAAATGAGGGGGAGCGTAAGCCTCATGCTCTGCTGAAAGGGCAGCACGGGTCCTGCTGCCGGCGTCACTGCAGGCACAACCGCCTCCCCCTTTAGCCAGGAATGAAGGCAACACAACCAGGGCACTGCAGGAGCCTGGCAATCAAACAACGCGCCCTGAATCAAACAACGCGTGCTGAAAGCCAGCACTGATGAACCTGAACTCCTCGGACCACTCCTTCCCCTCACTCCTCCGGCGATGCCGCCTCACATTCTCATCCCGGCCTCTGAGATTCCCTTCCTCGCTTCTTCAGCGTCAACAGCCCTGTTTTCCAGAGTCAGACCTACACAAACCACACCGGAGCTCGCCTTTCTGGCTCTCCTACACCCGACTATTCTCTTCCACGCGTAGAGAGTTGGATCAGGCTGTTCAAGCAAGTTTGAACCGCAGGGAACTTCAAAACCCGGCATCTAGCTCCCAAAGTCAGGCTGAAGAAATAGTGCCTCAAGGACCCAGCTAAGTGTCCTCTCCATTTACAGCCTCTGTAGGGCAAAGCTTATGAAACTGCATGTCAAGTAAGTGGCCCCAGGGCAGGGCTTTCCagcctccagcctcccctgcatccccccagaAGGAAAACAGGGATGTTTAACTCACTCTGCAGCAGAGACAAAACAATTTAGATGCCCATCGTTCTCGTCCAGGACTTCTCTGGTGCGAGCCTCCCCGGTGGACTGCAGGCCGATGACGATACACTGCGGGGAAACACAGAAGGCGTCAGGGAGGGTGCACCGCAGCCGGCATCAGGGCACACAGCCACAGGAGACCGGATTTCACCGTCCCACGTACGTCCCCCTCGGCCCCTGTCCCAAACACGCCTTGGGCCTGTAGCAGAGCTCCTGATCAAGAACCATCTCAAATCTTTCAGCATCCAAAACCGCACCTCTGCTCACACCAGAGAGGACAACTCCAATTACAGAAGCTGACTGCCTTTCCTAGGTAGTTTCTGCCTAAAATTTCCGAATCGCATCCAGATGGATGAAAGGACAGGGCTGTGCTTGGCGTGACGGATCTGGTACCtcttctagaatcatagaatcttcacggttggaaaggacctttgagatcatcaagtccaaccatacacacacaagaaaaccTCTACGATCTCTGCCActgagcatgccctgaagtgccaattCTAGCTTCAACATGACCCAAAATACCCTTTCAGATCAGCCTGCCCACATCTACCACAGACAAACACTGGGTAATGCCTCAGAAGATGAGACCACGATAACTCCCCAGTACCATTTACTGTTAATATTCTCAGAAACCCGGACGCTGCACTTCGTTCTGGTTAATCTGCAGAGAAATTCAGCCTTAAAGAGGTTTGGAATGGCTTTCAAGTCAAGCTGAACAATAATTAACTCCCCCTTTGGTTGCAGACTACAAAAAAGAATTCACTTGCAATGCAAGAGCGATGGCTGCTGCCAGTGCAGCGAGGCTCCGATACCACACCTTGTCCTTCGCCAGCTCCTCCTTGGCAAGCTCAACGAGTCGCCGGACTTTAGCAGCAATGCAGAGATACTTGAAGAAGCGTTGGTGAGCTGACCAGAACTGACCCCACAAGGACTTCCGAGACTCCAAGCCGATGCAGTCGGCTGCCTGCTGGAACACCATCAAGGCCTCTGCCCACTGCAGACAATACCGAGAAAGGCTGAGTTAAtatcttagttttctttttcattactgCTGTGCAGGAGGTTATTAGAACAGTCTGGGGTTTGATAATCTGATTTAACATCAGTATTTATGTCGCTGCGTTAGGCCGAATGAACAGCCTGGTTATTCTCTCCTTTCCACATTGGCATGGTGCTGCAAGCTCTGGTTTGCAAATATGGAACTTTTGAATAGAAGCCAAAAAATATAAGATAATTCTTTATTTAAGCTGAGCACATGTACCCCTTTTccttctcatagaatcatagaattgttgaggttggaagggacctttaagatcatcgagtccaacctttagcctaccctgacaagagccacttctagaccatgtccctcagtgccccatctaccctttttttaaacacctccagaggtggtgaatccaccacctccctgggcagcctattccaatgtttaataaccctttcagtgaaaaaatgtctcctaatatctaatctaaacctcccctgacgtaacttgaacccgtttcctctcgtcctatcacttgtcaccagggagaagaggtcagcccccatctctctacaacctcctttcaggtagttgtagagggtgataaggtctcccctcggcctcttcttctccaggctgaacaaccccagctccctcagtcgttcttcataaggtttgtcctccaggcccctcaccagctttgtagcccaggTCTTCATAAACCAGGTCTGCGGTCATGGCCACGTTTAGGGTCCTCAAACCCTCCCACACACTAAGTGGCTGTGCCCAAAGTGCAGTTAAaacatgtgtccccccccccgcagcgggaCCAgctcaccagcttcgctgcctTGTCGTAGACAATCTTGTACTGCTGATCCAGCGGGATCTCCTCGATTCTGAAGGTCACTCCAGTGAAACTGAGCTGCCTGGCAATGTACATTCCACTGACCTTCATGTCCATTGCCACGATCTCCATTGCACCAACTCCCCTGGGAGAGGAAGACAGCTGTGAAACCCCTTCCTCTGCTTCGGGGCAGCACCGGGTAGCGCCTCTGCAGAACCACCACCTCTCCTGGCTCTAGGTGCCCACTGTCCCCAGTCATCGCACCCATTTCCCAAACAAAGGCTGCCACAAAACCTAAGCTGCGTGAAAAGGGACACCGGACATGACTCACCTCTTTTCAATTGCATGCAGGAACTCATCAAACGCTCTGAAAGGGGTGCCCGGCCCCCAGATGCCCAGGCGGCTCATGTAAATCATGTTTTTTGGCTCAGAGGCACCTGTTTGAACAGAATTCACTGTTAGCGGCACTACAGCAGTTGTGAATAGTTTTGATTCAAGTAAAGTGAACTCCTAAGAGGATGGTAATTTGCTCTTGTGCCTTTGGAGGCCCAAGGGCCTTTCCAAGCATTGCCCTCCGTACACTAAGTTGGAAAGCGTCACCGTACAGCTGAACAGCTGGCCAGGAACAAGTTAAACTGGAGAGGAATTAGTCTGACTTGCCAAAAAGCGGTGAGTAATGGCCGTGCTGGGGCTTGGGGCAGATCTTAGCACCCTCGGCTCTAGCACTGCACAACTGTTCACCTCTTCTTGCAGGAACGCGCGCTCTCAGAGGACGTGCTCGCATCCCAAGGGCACCCTTCCCACCACAGAGGTGACGGGCACCGCGTGGTGCCCACACAATGCCGAGAGAAGCTTACCTGTGGCACTGGCATAAACAACCCTTGCTTGAGGCAGTTTGTTCTGAAGGTCCAGCACTGCTTTGCCCATTTTAGTAGAGCTGGCATTTTTGGCTTTGTGGCATTCATCAAACACAATCTGGAGGGGAATGTCAGTTAAGGAGAAAGGATCTATTTTCATCACGAGGACGGGAGCAGACAGAAAATGCAACCCAGCCTCCTCCAACCAACTGAACAACCAGTCCCAACATCAACAGGACCGACTTCTTCCCCACATTGCAAACGATCGGTTGGTTTTGCCTCTGCTCCTCAGAGCCCCAAGtcattccctcctccctctcccttcacTTCCAAGGTGTGTCATGTCTTGTATTGCTGAGGGAGAAGAATGCTGAAAAGGTTGATCCCAGCTGcgttcttcccctcctcccacgaacactgcagcctgtggaggaggagagcgCGTGGGGGAATGCGTGTGCTTACAGCATTTAAATATCTACCGCAGGCACCCGGCTGCTCGGCACAGCTGCTCCCAGTGACTTCAGAGGGCCCTTAGCCCTTTGTTCCTCAGTGAATTCAATCACAAGCATGCAGTTCTTCTcgcttgctccttttttttttttttaaaaggatacaaCTCCATCAAAATTTTCCCTGCACCAGTCCAAAATTTGTTTTAAGCGTGTCCTGTGCTGCCCGCCTGCCTGGCTTTCACCGATCAGCGCAGAATAAGTGGCAAAGAGGACTCCTTCTGAGGTAGCTGTGTCGCCATATTTAATCTGCAGAGAGGAAGAACAAGAGCACACGCGCTCACGGTGCTTGTCCCCAGTACGTCGCGCCCATTCGTTGCCCACAATCAATACCGCCGATTGTGCTGCGACCGTGCAG includes the following:
- the SBNO2 gene encoding protein strawberry notch homolog 2 isoform X2, translated to MPSAHPAMDGGQNYPQHEHQQSGNTLYSIPGLRSQLAVPVMENSMLAADSWSSCYPASFPTSSFPSENQQYFNSSHDFYMNPISRPHFLDTNYASVDPTDFLPKNGDFPQDSSYLDELSNNNSLFSSPADSLSDIADPKNFLSNDSLNHVPTLWDVNTPQQNQIELFSPSRSFSGLNSSNDHVPAVPNTPLLISYQSQAPAEEEDEGEEEETEELGQTETYAEYIPSKSKIGKHHPDLVVETSTLSSVPPPDITYTLSLPRSVADKGSLSALQLEAIIYACQQHEVLLPNGQRAGFLIGDGAGVGKGRTVAGIIFENYLKGRKKALWFSVSNDLKYDAERDLKDIEASHIPVHALNKIKYGDTATSEGVLFATYSALIGESQAGGQHRTRLKQILDWCRENFDGVIVFDECHKAKNASSTKMGKAVLDLQNKLPQARVVYASATGASEPKNMIYMSRLGIWGPGTPFRAFDEFLHAIEKRGVGAMEIVAMDMKVSGMYIARQLSFTGVTFRIEEIPLDQQYKIVYDKAAKLWAEALMVFQQAADCIGLESRKSLWGQFWSAHQRFFKYLCIAAKVRRLVELAKEELAKDKCIVIGLQSTGEARTREVLDENDGHLNCFVSAAEGVFLSLIQKHFPSTKRKREKGTGIKRKRKQRGRCAKALKGVCDLTGVIKISDDSSTDSDMGLDSDFNSSPESVFETDDVIFVEHTYNGFAADDRSNFHVLPSRKDMHGLRELEHVEKMKQDLLTKVKALGKELPLNTLDELINHFGGPENVAEMTGRKGRVVCRPDGSVMFESRAEQGLSIDHVNLKEKERFMKGEKLVAIISEASSSGISLQADRRVKNQKRRVHMTLELPWSADRAIQQFGRTHRSNQVSAPEYVFLISELAGERRFASIVAKRLESLGALTHGDRRATESRDLSKYNFENKYGAKALDRVLSTILNHTENRVPVPKSYDRGEAAFFHEMKQGLISVGICCNQMKYGTVSVEKDCSITKFLNRILGLEVDKQNMLFQYFSDTFDYLIEKDKKEGKYDMGILDLAPGVDEIYEESKEVFLTPGHPQDGQVVFYKISVDRGLKWEEAYEKSLKLTGSFDGFYLSCKMRGRRYTCLLAEQSRGKNFILYKPNIGKQSQLESLDSLQKKYRRVLPEEAKKHWESSYKFSLTNCNHAAWNGSCKLIQERKECFQGMRLRHYYMLCGALLRVWSKIASIMADITNTSYLQIVRLKTKEKKKQVGIKIPESCVRKVLEELKQMDENVKRKHNQEQSPQFSLPLPMLSQPPDLTQTGPGVPLPRHSLCQDEILDLTCSPPSNSIPDVVMNPELGMLCLPSEPLLQPHQQHRLPFGFSHPSAFESPAPVLEGNVPLSSSLHEPLPLPHPAPLQTLQQQQQEDFVQQDGNINFREILEEMLRTFNGAHQENMLPQERQSVIQFSGPFPDF
- the SBNO2 gene encoding protein strawberry notch homolog 2 isoform X4, with product MSQMQFWLKFPSLYKDSSYLDELSNNNSLFSSPADSLSDIADPKNFLSNDSLNHVPTLWDVNTPQQNQIELFSPSRSFSGLNSSNDHVPAVPNTPLLISYQSQAPAEEEDEGEEEETEELGQTETYAEYIPSKSKIGKHHPDLVVETSTLSSVPPPDITYTLSLPRSVADKGSLSALQLEAIIYACQQHEVLLPNGQRAGFLIGDGAGVGKGRTVAGIIFENYLKGRKKALWFSVSNDLKYDAERDLKDIEASHIPVHALNKIKYGDTATSEGVLFATYSALIGESQAGGQHRTRLKQILDWCRENFDGVIVFDECHKAKNASSTKMGKAVLDLQNKLPQARVVYASATGASEPKNMIYMSRLGIWGPGTPFRAFDEFLHAIEKRGVGAMEIVAMDMKVSGMYIARQLSFTGVTFRIEEIPLDQQYKIVYDKAAKLWAEALMVFQQAADCIGLESRKSLWGQFWSAHQRFFKYLCIAAKVRRLVELAKEELAKDKCIVIGLQSTGEARTREVLDENDGHLNCFVSAAEGVFLSLIQKHFPSTKRKREKGTGIKRKPGKQRGRCAKALKGVCDLTGVIKISDDSSTDSDMGLDSDFNSSPESVFETDDVIFVEHTYNGFAADDRSNFHVLPSRKDMHGLRELEHVEKMKQDLLTKVKALGKELPLNTLDELINHFGGPENVAEMTGRKGRVVCRPDGSVMFESRAEQGLSIDHVNLKEKERFMKGEKLVAIISEASSSGISLQADRRVKNQKRRVHMTLELPWSADRAIQQFGRTHRSNQVSAPEYVFLISELAGERRFASIVAKRLESLGALTHGDRRATESRDLSKYNFENKYGAKALDRVLSTILNHTENRVPVPKSYDRGEAAFFHEMKQGLISVGICCNQMKYGTVSVEKDCSITKFLNRILGLEVDKQNMLFQYFSDTFDYLIEKDKKEGKYDMGILDLAPGVDEIYEESKEVFLTPGHPQDGQVVFYKISVDRGLKWEEAYEKSLKLTGSFDGFYLSCKMRGRRYTCLLAEQSRGKNFILYKPNIGKQSQLESLDSLQKKYRRVLPEEAKKHWESSYKFSLTNCNHAAWNGSCKLIQERKECFQGMRLRHYYMLCGALLRVWSKIASIMADITNTSYLQIVRLKTKEKKKQVGIKIPESCVRKVLEELKQMDENVKRKHNQEQSPQFSLPLPMLSQPPDLTQTGPGVPLPRHSLCQDEILDLTCSPPSNSIPDVVMNPELGMLCLPSEPLLQPHQQHRLPFGFSHPSAFESPAPVLEGNVPLSSSLHEPLPLPHPAPLQTLQQQQQEDFVQQDGNINFREILEEMLRTFNGAHQENMLPQERQSVIQFSGPFPDF